Proteins found in one Brachypodium distachyon strain Bd21 chromosome 5, Brachypodium_distachyon_v3.0, whole genome shotgun sequence genomic segment:
- the LOC100837530 gene encoding uncharacterized protein LOC100837530 has protein sequence MDGAERTFKANFSAEGVALLRERVRGKLNEVLKDYTDDTLVEYVVVLLRNGRRKDEAAKELKVFLDKDNDAFVSWLWDHLSSNLHLYVQPKAVSTNDESKNTRSTARGLPIHSSSSNIQTSREPEAETQKTARVQQKREWGGIVREQSEAVPIRNFVTPVSHAEEKPYPKSHAVRRSSSPDMHHHRKRGREEDTRPIKRTSHQVISAPRRLLQFAVRDAVAQPMTPRSESSSKRLRSVVSTIETDPAVNGRLQRTKSDVRVPVATAAFRAAAEAAEDVLKDRYSESVFDRLGRRPLLSATEEPFDFREQDPEDGEYEDIHNSRAENQIELHERNQYVGSDTHMYDQETVKAARSAFDIDRYDDTVAVRHKGLVSYRSTYPSSGGKESLVLGYNMVQGAAEVRSRKSIAQDRHASSGPRPSEKDLYISTNTRTPLNHGTARNAGTLVPQVPVEKKCIGPRESNATVAHANDTRMTDNSKDSVHSSSFVETPKASSVAGGSHSTGQPEGGPDSRTVFVNNVHFAATKDALSRHFNKFGAVLKTLIVTDGVTGQPTGSAYIEFLQKESAEQALTLNGTSFMSRILKVVRRSSVEVPQLPGWSRASRGSPFASRLIRTAYPRPMFPGAIRGRLALRGNARSLQWKRDAADSIDAGKPSQTTPVTPGSQMVSATRSFTYTRTEPKQDVGAAASI, from the exons GAATATGTCGTGGTATTACTCAGAAACGGAAGAAGGAAGGATGAGGCTGCAAAAGAGCTGAAGGTTTTCTTGGACAAGGACAATGATGCATTTGTATCCTG GTTGTGGGATCATCTCTCTTCAAATTTGCACCTTTATGTGCAGCCCAAAGCTGTCTCTACTAATGATGAATCTAAAAATACCCGCAGTACTGCTAGAGGATTGCCTATACATAGTTCGTCTAGCAATATACAGACTAGTCGTGAACCTGAAGCTGAAACTCAGAAAACAGCGAGAGTTCAACAGAAAAGGGAATGGGGAGGAATCGTTCGAGAACAATCAGAAGCTGTTCCCATTCGAAATTTTGTAACTCCTGTTTCACATGCAGAGGAAAAACCTTATCCTAAATCACATGCTGTAAGACGATCCTCCTCACCTGACATGCATCACCATAGAAAGAGAGGCAGAGAGGAGGACACACGGCCAATCAAG AGAACATCCCATCAAGTCATCAGTGCACCACGCCGTCTCCTTCAGTTTGCTGTCCGTGATGCTGTGGCCCAGCCCATGACCCCTAGATCAGAATCATCTTCCAAGCGACTTCGTTCGGTGGTGTCCACCATAGAAACAGATCCAGCAGTAAATGGTAGGTTACAGAGAACAAAGTCTGATGTGAGAGTACCAGTTGCCACAGCGGCATTCAGAGCTGCAGCTGAGGCTGCTGAAGATGTTCTTAAGGACAGATATTCTGAAAGTGTATTTGACAGATTGGGTAGGAGGCCTCTGCTGAGTGCTACTGAAGAACCATTTGATTTCAGAGAACAAGATCCAGAAGATGGAGAATACGAGGATATACATAATTCCAGAGCAGAAAATCAAATTGAACTTCATGAGAGAAATCAGTATGTTGGCAGCGATACTCATATGTATGACCAGGAAACAGTGAAAGCTGCTCGTTCTGCATTTGATATTGATCGGTATGATGATACCGTTGCAGTTAGGCATAAAGGTTTGGTTTCTTACCGAAGTACATACCCTTCTAGTGGAGGCAAAGAATCATTAGTATTGGGGTATAACATGGTACAAGGAGCTGCTGAAGTAAGAAGCAGAAAGTCAATAGCACAAGACAGACATGCTAGTTCAGGACCAAGACCATCTGAAAAGGACTTGTACATATCTACTAATACAAGGACTCCACTTAACCATGGAACAGCAAGGAATGCTGGCACACTTGTGCCTCAAGTGCCCGTGGAGAAGAAATGTATTGGCCCAAGAGAATCTAATGCGACGGTTGCACATGCTAATGATACACGCATGACTGATAATTCCAAA GACTCAGTGCATTCAAGTTCGTTTGTCGAGACACCGAAGGCTTCATCAGTTG CTGGTGGATCACACTCTACAGGTCAACCTGAAGGTGGCCCTGATTCTAGAACTGTCTTTGTTAACAAT GTACACTTTGCTGCAACAAAGGATGCTCTTTCTCGTCATTTCAATAAATTTGGGGCTGTGCTAAAAACTCTTATTGTGACTGATGGTGTCACTGGACAGCCAACAGG CTCAGCATACATTGAGTTCTTGCAAAAAGAATCAGCAGAGCAGGCGCTAACCCTGAATGGGACATCTTTTATGTCGCGCATTTTGAAG GTTGTTCGAAGAAGCTCTGTTGAAGTGCCTCAACTGCCTGGTTGGTCTCGTGCTTCTCGTGGATCACCGTTTGCTTCAAGGCTCATTAGAACCGCATACCCAAGACCAATGTTTCCTGGTGCTATCCGTGGGCGTTTAGCACTCAGAGGTAATGCTCGGAGTTTACAATGGAAGCGTGACGCTGCTGATTCCATTGATGCCGGAAAACCTAGTCAAACTACACCTGTCACTCCTGGGAGTCAGATGGTCTCGGCCACACGAAGCTTCACTTACACACGCACTGAGCCGAAACAGGATGTTGGTGCGGCTGCAAGCATTTGA
- the LOC100834467 gene encoding uncharacterized protein LOC100834467: MARKSNEEDMVFLWKWRKYLLLLATLVASVTYVAGLNPPGGVRSEELTADAPAPAPTPAPRVRLTSPAAPAPAPEVQYPNRVGDPVLRKTYKARYTTFFYCNATAFVASLVIIMFLLDPRISRNPSGLTVLRSAMLLDLLALMAAFAAGSCRSVPGSAYVSALFAVVFVYVFVHVQLASSSCELANCLKAKEDPTGVAAAESIKERRKFLLPLANCLNAKEDPADVPAESIKERRKFLLLLATFATPLTYGAGLAPPGGFWSDTKDGHTAGAPLLHDGPYKIRYHAFFYANATAFVASLAIIMLLMSSTLSGRLARSYALPVCVLVELLGLLAAYVAGSCRRADTTIYVVSLAGAVLLNILLQMAVAVFAMDMFEKCRKWVCDVLTCAKWGPGKEARTTEPADTPGAAATGSGSTSQDEDKLEESRSLLLLLATLAATVTYQAGLSPPGGVWPEDDDQDHPQGPKRTPGDPVLLDVYPQRYRAFYHCNTAAFVASLVVIIILQSRQLSSRGVFALKTAMILVLFGLMGAYAAGSCRDVPTTIYVSALAVAVFAYSIAKVMAYTAHGQSNAMQWVQGKLESIAGERDERVDPDRNRKFLMQLAILAATVTYQTGLNPPGGFWPQSEDGSLKPGDPVLLDHYGVRYQVFFYCNATGFMASVAVILLLANQTLYKQGIRSNALHVCVLIGLLGLMGAYAAGSCRKLRTSIYVFALVAAVIAFLLLQILLYMFAGCVNWLKEEQQQTRLERWLRKLFQPLSKGPAGDSSKDKNKTSEVYKKHKYLMLLGILAASVTYQAGLAPPGGTWGDDDKAASSPSYLSRAGNPIMLDTNGKRYQAFFYCNATSFVASVVVILLLLQRNMERRGAPLWAIQTAVVLDLLGLLGAYAAGSCRDWETSAYVIVLVAVVVIFITVHVLLSIQVVMTKVRKLKVYQKCFGDPEIPPEKAISVDQVSGNATGA, translated from the exons ATGGCGAGGAAGTCCAACGAAGAAGACATGGTGTTCCTGTGGAAGTGGCGCAAgtacctgctgctgctggccacgCTGGTCGCCAGCGTCACCTACGTGGCCGGGCTCAACCCGCCGGGCGGCGTGAGGTCCGAGGAGCTGACAGCCGACGCCccagcgcccgcgcccacgcccGCTCCCCGCGTGCGGTTGACGTCGCCAgccgctccggcgccggcgcccgagGTACAGTACCCGAACCGCGTGGGCGACCCGGTGCTCCGGAAGACCTACAAGGCCCGGTACACCACTTTCTTCTACTGCAACGCCACCGCCTTCGTGGCGTCCCTGGTGATCATCATGTTCCTGCTGGACCCTCGCATCAGCCGCAACCCCTCCGGGCTCACCGTGCTCCGCTCCGCCATGCTGCTCGACCTGCTCGCCCTCAtggccgccttcgccgccggcagctGCCGCTCCGTGCCCGGGTCCGCCTACGTCTCCGCGCTCTtcgccgtcgtcttcgtctACGTCTTCGTCCACGTCCAActggcctcctccagctgcgAACTGGCCAACTGTCTAAAAGCCAAGGAAGACCCGACAGGCGTCGCCGCGGCGGAGAGCATCAAGGAGCGGCGCAAGTTCCTGCTGCCGCTCGCGAACTGCCTAAATGCAAAGGAGGACCCGGCGGACGTCCCGGCGGAGAGCATCAAGGAGCGGCGCAagttcctgctgctgctcgcgaCGTTCGCGACGCCGCTGACGTACGGCGCCGGGCTGGCCCCGCCGGGCGGGTTCTGGAGCGACACAAAAGATGGGCACACGGCCGGTGCCCCGCTGCTGCACGACGGGCCCTACAAGATCCGGTACCACGCCTTCTTCTACGCCAACGCCACGGCCTTCGTGGCGTCGCTCGCCATCATCATGCTGCTCATGAGCAGCACGCTCAGCGGCCGCCTCGCCAGGTCCTACGCGCTGCCGGTCTGCGTCCTGGTGGAGCTGCTCGGCCTCCTGGCCGCCTACGTGGCCGGGAGCTGCAGGAGGGCCGACACCACCATATACGTCGTCTCCCTCGCCGGCGCGGTGCTCCTCAACATCTTGCTGCAgatggccgtcgccgtcttcgccaTGGACATGTTCGAGAAGTGCCGCAAATGGGTCTGCGATGTCCTGACGTGCGCCAAGTGGGGGCCAGG TAAGGAGGCGAGGACGACAGAGCCTGCAGACACGCCGGGTGCTGCTGCAACGGGCAGCGGCAGTACTAGCCAGGATGAAGATAAGCTTGAGGAGTCGCGGTcccttctgctgctgctggccacgCTGGCGGCGACGGTGACGTACCAGGCAGGGCTGAGCCCACCTGGCGGCGTGTGGCCGGAAGACGACGACCAAGACCATCCGCAGGGACCGAAACGCACCCCGGGGGACCCGGTTCTCCTGGACGTGTACCCGCAGAGGTACAGGGCCTTCTACCACTGCAACACGGCGGCGTTCGTGGCGTCGCTGGTGGTAATCATCATCCTGCAGAGCAGGCAGCTGAGCTCGCGTGGCGTCTTCGCGCTCAAGACGGCCATGATCCTGGTCCTCTTCGGCCTCATGGGCGCCTACGCCGCCGGCAGCTGCAGGGACGTCCCCACCACGATCTACGTCTCTGCCCttgccgtcgccgtcttcgcATACTCCATCGCCAAGGTCATGGCCTACACGGCCCATGGCCAGAGCAACGCGATGCAGTGGGTGCAAGGCAAGCTGGAGAGCATCGCAGGCGAGCGGGATGAACGCGTCGACCCCGACAGGAACCGCAAGTTCTTGATGCAGCTCGCCATCCTGGCCGCCACTGTCACGTACCAGACCGGGCTGAACCCGCCGGGCGGGTTCTGGCCGCAGAGCGAGGACGGATCGCTAAAGCCCGGGGACCCGGTGCTCCTCGATCACTACGGGGTCAGGTACCAGGTGTTCTTCTACTGCAACGCCACGGGGTTCATGGCGTCCGTCGCCGTCATACTGCTCCTGGCGAACCAGACCCTGTACAAGCAGGGGATCCGGAGCAACGCGCTGCACGTCTGCGTCCTGATCGGGCTGCTCGGCCTCATGGGCGCCTACGCCGCCGGCAGCTGCCGGAAGCTGCGGACCTCCATCTACGTCTTCGCGCTCGTGGCCGCCGTgatcgccttcctcctcctgcagatCCTGCTCTACATGTTCGCGGGCTGCGTGAACTGGTTAAAGGAAGAACAGCAGCAGACACGCCTCGAGCGGTGGCTAAGGAAGCTGTTCCAGCCCCTGTCGAAAGGGCCGGCGGGTGACAGTAGCAAGGATAAGAACAAAACAAGTGAGGTGTACAAGAAACACAAGTACCTGATGCTGCTCGGCATCCTGGCGGCGAGCGTGACGTACCAGGCGGGTCTCGCGCCCCCTGGCGGCACGTGGGGCGACGACGACAAGGcggcgtcgtcgccgtcgtacCTCAGCAGGGCCGGCAACCCGATCATGCTCGACACAAACGGGAAACGGTACCAGGCCTTCTTCTACTGCAACGCGACGTCGTTCGTGGCGTCCGTCGTCGtcatcctgctgctgctgcagcggaACAtggagcggcgcggcgcgccGCTGTGGGCGATACAGACCGCCGTGGTGCTGGACCTGCTCGGCCTGCTGGGCGCCTACGCCGCCGGCAGCTGCAGGGACTGGGAGACGTCCGCCTACGTCATCgtgctcgtcgccgtcgtcgtcatctTCATCACGGTGCACGTGCTGCTGTCCATCCAAGTCGTGATGACCAAGGTGAGGAAGCTCAAGGTGTACCAAAAGTGCTTCGGTGATCCGGAGATTCCTCCGGAGAAAGCAATTAGTGTTGACCAGGTCAGCGGCAACGCTACCGGTGCGTAA